In Zingiber officinale cultivar Zhangliang chromosome 3B, Zo_v1.1, whole genome shotgun sequence, a single window of DNA contains:
- the LOC121967853 gene encoding SNF2 domain-containing protein ENL1-like — protein sequence MTEEERKPLSLNERNARLLDSLSRSRNPKPRSEVRVRKVKIEGRRRLCKLSSADAESDDEKRLGSPPEEEGECGGGESIRDILDDLTARMDDLSVEKPPPKSRAVPARPEMNLEYESAASSLSSPTVHSSPDDKRVEIKKEGEIKEKTVSVFSVDDDVVGDEEEEDCVVLGSDKKYEKSKGIEIQIESDDGWATEEATNISSQEEDEGRDDFTMLGNGSSKSRKFVLPYMIFKMLYPHQRDGLKWLWALHCGNTGGILGDDMGLGKTMQVSAFLAGLFQSRLIKRVLVVAPKTLLGHWMKELDVVGLSEKIKDYSGPNAKLRQYELEHVLKEGGVLLTTYDIVRNNSKALRADWFVDGEGCEEDNLWDYTVLDEGHIIKNPKTQRSKSISDIPCAHRIIISGTPIQNNLKELWALFNFCCPDLLGDKDMFKLKYENPILRGNDKYASDRDKYIGSTVAKELRERIKPYFLRRLKSEVFVEDDEAKNPKLSKKCEMIVWLKLTTCQRQLYEAFLKSELVHASMEGSPLAALTILKKICDHPLILTKRAAEGVLEGMDSMLNREELGMVETMAMNLANMTGQDSLLQLDHNISCKISFIMSLLENLIEEGHIVLIFSQTRKMLNIIQEAITREGYEFLRIDGTTKITEREKLVKEFQEGHGAPIFLLTSQVGGLGLTLTKADRVIVVDPAWNPSTDNQSVDRAYRIGQKNDVLVYRLMTCGTIEEKIYKMQVFKGGLFKTATEHKEQTRYFSQKDISELFSLPEQGFDVSLTQQQLQEEHGRQQNMEDYLVKHIDFLHTLGIAGVSHHSLLFSKTAVVPLVPGTNEAESKMKNRIIRNSQFGSSNGAEYAFNPKDDKFISRAYAPKFQASTSEDSPEVIQLKIQRLSQTLGNKALVARLPDSGEKIQKQISQLQSQLHDLSSSVSSEREEPEVVSIDDLTDDLKRVSV from the exons ATGACGGAGGAGGAGAGGAAGCCCCTGAGCCTCAACGAGCGCAATGCGCGTCTTCTCGATTCGCTCTCCCGCTCTCGCAACCCTAAACCTCGTTCAG AGGTTAGGGTTCGCAAGGTCAAGATAGAGGGCCGCCGTCGTCTCTGCAAGCTCTCCTCCGCGGACGCGGAGAGCGACGATGAGAAACGGCTGGGATCGCCTCCAGAGGAGGAGGGCGAATGTGGCGGCGGCGAGAGCATTCGCGACATCCTCGACGATCTCACCGCACGGATGGATGATCTCAGTGTCGAGAAGCCACCTCCGAAGTCGAGGGCGGTTCCGGCGCGCCCGGAGATGAATTTGGAGTACGAGAGCGCCGCTTCCTCGTTGTCTTCTCCCACGGTTCATTCCAGTCCCGACGACAAGAGGGTGGAGATTAAGAAGGAAGGAGAGATAAAAGAGAAAACGGTGAGTGTGTTCTCTGTCGACGATGATGTGGTGGGAGACGAGGAAGAGGAGGATTGTGTAGTGTTAGGAAGTGACAAGAAGTACGAAAAATCAAAGGGCATAGAGATCCAGATTGAATCGGATGATGGCTGGGCTACTGAGGAAGCGACGAATATCAGCAGtcaggaggaagatgaaggtagGGATGACTTCACCATGCTTGGCAATGGCAGCAGTAAATCCAGGAAATTCGTGCTTCCATACATGATTTTCAAGATGTTATACCCACATCAGCGGGATGGTTTGAAATGGTTGTGGGCACTTCATTGTGGTAACACAGGAGGCATTCTAGGGGATGATATGGGGCTTGGGAAGACTATGCAG GTTTCTGCTTTCTTGGCTGGTCTATTTCAATCTCGCTTGATTAAGAGGGTGTTGGTTGTTGCTCCAAAGACACTTCTTGGTCACTGGATGAAGGAATTAGATGTTGTTGGTCttagtgagaaaattaaaga CTATTCTGGACCTAATGCAAAGCTTCGCCAGTATGAACTTGAACATGTGCTTAAG GAAGGTGGTGTTCTTCTGACAACATATGACATTGTTCGAAATAACTCAAAAGCTTTAAGAGCCGATTGGTTTGTTGATGGGGAGGGATGTGAGGAAGACAATTTATGGGATTACACTGTGCTTGATGAGGGACATATCATAAAGAATCCTAAGACACAAAGATCAAAAAGCATTTCTGATATACCATGTGCTCATCGTATTATAATAAGTGGCACCCCAATTCAAAACAATCTAAAG GAATTGTGGGCTTTATTCAACTTTTGCTGCCCAGATCTATTGGGTGACAAGGATAT GTTCAAGCTAAAATATGAGAATCCTATCCTCCGTGGAAATGATAAATATGCCTCTGACAGGGACAAATATATAGGCTCAACTGTTGCTAAG GAACTAAGAGAACGAATAAAGCCATACTTCTTGCGTCGTTTGAAAAGTGAAGTATTTGTTGAAGATGATGAGGCTAAAAATCCTAAACTCTCGAAAAAGTGTGAGATGATTGTCTGGTTAAAATTAACTACTTGCCAG AGACAACTTTATGAAGCTTTTTTGAAGAGTGAGCTAGTTCATGCTTCAATGGAGGGATCACCCTTGGCTGCTTTGACA ATTCTGAAGAAGATTTGTGATCATCCATTAATTTTGACAAAGAGAGCTGCAGAAGGTGTCCTTGAAGGGATGGATTCAATGTTGAACCGTGAAGAACTGGGCATGGTTGAAACTATGGCAATGAACTTGGCAAATATGACTGGTCAAGATAGCTTGTTACAACTAGATCATAACATCTCATGCAAGATATCTTTCATAATGTCTTTACTG gAAAATTTGATTGAAGAGGGACATATAGTACTCATCTTTTCTCAAACCCGTAAAATGCTGAATATAATTCAG GAAGCTATTACCCGTGAGGGCTACGAGTTCTTAAGAATTGATGGCACAACAAAAATTACTGAGAGGGAGAAATTAGTCAAG GAATTTCAAGAAGGTCACGGAGCTCCAATATTTTTACTAACTTCGCAAGTTGGAGGCCTTGGTCTTACACTAACAAAAGCAGATCGTGTCATTGTAGTTGATCCAGCATGGAATCCAAG TACAGATAATCAAAGTGTGGACCGTGCATATAGAATAGGTCAAAAAAATGACGTCCTTGTCTATAGATTGATGACTTGTGGGACAATTGAAGAGAAGATATACAAAATGCAG GTCTTCAAGGGTGGCTTATTTAAAACTGCTACAGAGCACAAAGAACAGACTCGTTATTTCAGCCAAAAG GATATAAGCGAGCTTTTCAGTCTCCCAGAACAAGGATTTGATGTTTCACTTACTCAGCAACAACTACAAGAGGAGCATGGACGACAACAAAACAT GGAGGACTATTTGGTAAAGCATATCGACTTTCTACACACACTAGGTATTGCTGGTGTTAGCCATCATAGTTTGTTATTCTCTAAGACTGCTGTTGTGCCTCTTGTTCCTGGTACCAATGAAGCAGAAAG TAAAATGAAGAATAGGATCATAAGAAACTCACAATTCGGCTCTTCAAATGG GGCTGAGTATGCCTTCAACCCCAAAGATGACAAATTCATTTCTCGTGCATATGCTCCAAAATTCCAAGCAAGTACTTCAGAAGACAGCCCGGAAGTGATACAGTTGAAGATTCAACGCCTCTCGCAAACCCTAGGAAATAAA GCACTGGTGGCAAGACTACCAGATAGCGGAGAAAAGATACAGAAACAGATTTCTCAACTCCAGTCACAGCTTCATGATCTTTCATCATCAGTATCATCCGAGAGGGAGGAACCAGAAGTTGTTAGCATAGATGATCTCACGGATGATTTGAAAAGAGTTTCTGTATGA
- the LOC121967854 gene encoding NAC domain-containing protein 48-like, protein MLCRPVDTDHVSGRPPTLLEAADGPPPCGFIRAPAVYLCRSPLAFLSFKASLICTVRGDKGGARAVVISSRVKMSGGDLQLPPGFRFHPTDEELVVHYLCQKCAGRPIAVPIITELDLYKFNPWQLPEMALYGEKEWYFFSPRDRKYPNGSRPNRAAASGYWKATGADKPVGSPKPVAIKKALVFYTGKAPKGDKTNWIMHEYRLADVDRSARKKNSLRLDDWVLCRIYNKKGSSAASDQKTSKPAGPQIVRPGPAFSPEDQKPVLMVPPAPAVRQHVPAAELVYSFAPSADSMPRLHADSSCSEHVLSPEKLACEREVQSQPRWRPSDWDRALGFSTAPNSLFNQVEPGLFPSTGTSDPFQDILVYLGKPF, encoded by the exons ATGCTTTGTCGGCCGGTAGATACTGACCACGTGTCCGGCCGCCCGCCCACCCTTCTCGAAGCTGCGGATGGTCCACCACCATGTGGCTTTATTCGCGCCCCCGCCGTCTATTTATGCCGGTCGCCTCTTGCTTTCCTAAGTTTTAAAGCTTCTCTCATCTGCACAGTGAGAGGGGATAAGGGAGGAGCGCGTGCGGTCGTGATTTCCAGCAGAGTGAAGATGAGCGGCGGGGATCTGCAGTTGCCCCCCGGGTTCCGTTTCCACCCCACCGACGAGGAGCTCGTCGTGCACTACCTCTGCCAGAAGTGCGCCGGCCGGCCGATCGCAGTCCCCATCATCACCGAGCTCGACCTTTACAAATTTAACCCATGGCAACTTCCCG AGATGGCGTTGTACGGGGAAAAAGAGTGGTATTTTTTCTCGCCAAGAGACCGGAAATACCCGAACGGATCGAGGCCGAACAGGGCGGCGGCGTCTGGTTACTGGAAGGCGACCGGTGCGGATAAGCCGGTGGGATCGCCGAAGCCGGTGGCCATCAAGAAGGCGCTCGTGTTCTACACCGGCAAGGCGCCCAAGGGCGATAAAACCAACTGGATCATGCACGAGTACCGGCTCGCCGACGTCGACCGGAGCGCCCGAAAGAAGAACTCCCTTAGG TTGGACGATTGGGTATTGTGCCGAATCTACAACAAGAAGGGCAGTAGCGCCGCATCGGACCAGAAGACGTCGAAGCCGGCAGGTCCGCAGATCGTCCGTCCGGGTCCAGCGTTTAGCCCGGAGGACCAGAAGCCCGTCCTCATGGTGCCGCCGGCTCCGGCGGTCAGGCAGCACGTGCCGGCGGCAGAGCTGGTGTACAGCTTCGCGCCGTCGGCCGACTCTATGCCGAGGCTCCATGCCGACTCCAGCTGCTCGGAGCACGTGCTGTCGCCGGAGAAGCTGGCGTGCGAGCGGGAGGTGCAGAGCCAGCCACGGTGGCGGCCCAGCGACTGGGACCGGGCGCTCGGCTTCTCGACCGCCCCCAACTCGCTCTTCAACCAGGTCGAACCGGGTCTATTTCCCTCGACCGGGACGAGCGATCCCTTCCAGGACATCCTCGTCTACTTGGGCAAGCCCTTTTGA